Part of the Engraulis encrasicolus isolate BLACKSEA-1 chromosome 23, IST_EnEncr_1.0, whole genome shotgun sequence genome is shown below.
AAGACTCCATCAACCTCCACCCTCACTGTCTTCGTGTCAAGCGTGTGCACCGCCTCCTGGTCCTGCTTCGAACGTGTCACCACCCTTTCACTCTTGTATGGCACCACGTCCATCTGCCATAGCTTCTCCACATGGTGTTGGAGCTGCTCTGAGGGTGAAAGTATGCCAATGTTCAGACAGAGTTCAGGGTGGAGCTGTTGCCGAACAACACTGGTAGGACCTTGGATGGCCCAGCCAAGTCTGGTCTTCACAGCCGCTGGTCCTCCTGGTGGCCCCAATCGGACTGGCTCTGTTGGGGTAATCAGGTGAGGCTGATCAGATCCAATGAGGACCATTGGCTGAACTCTATCCAGTGTTTGGAGCGGCAGGCCTTGCAGGTGTCTGTACCGGCGCTGGAGCATCTTAACAGGCTGAGAGTGCTCTGCTAATCCCAGGGGGTCTGCAGTAAAGGCTCTCTGGATCTGGAAGGTCCtattagctgggtctcttagcgtccaaaaagggcctaatcgttacgcgctggatagaagcaccaacatcggtgtagaccttccttagggtgttctccatcatttcagaaggggtgccccacatttcaatgtcattaaggtcatttttatggggtaaatccaagatggctgcccaaaaccagccaatagtagtaaaatgctgtactgcctggacataatggtgttatgggccaatccacctatttgtgtgtgatgtatacaaactgaactttgaaaatatgtgcaaaacttaccataaaaacaatgttatatatgtcttatttagattcaaaaacaggaaaatcataaaaaccatggtcagaatgagatcactctacaattgagagctcatttctgggcatttagctattgaaccaacattcattaagagttttaaaaatttgcagtgggtcatatctataacatccaaaaagaaaattgtggttagaaaatttaggggagaagagataaacccttgaactgggccacacataactgtcccaatgttagcatgctatcattagcaggttcagacactcagtctgctcttcagataaagatggcaaacaataattttaatcccacttacacatgcgcgcacacacacaaactactactacttccttaggaccccctcaatgatttaaccctaggagtccaactgaaatatattcatatcaatcaagtcaataatacatgtagcctacatatcaagtgtcagtgacagctgtcaaatgacaaatgtatgctgattaatgttcagatatgtatatcgcagtcctaagtgtacaatggagtgataagggcatttatgcttaggaaattatgaataatcaatatgcaatacaccatccatacagtatattgacagatactttgttttaaaagagcaaaatggtaacatgtctgtttttccatatacttttggctttaatctagatgacatgttggctacctaaccacttaatttattgtttgctcgttattttttatttgtgggtgtggtcctttgtttaaaacatgtctgcctgccttccctctctcacataggctactaaaatagtctttcaaaaacgtaaaacaacagcatgtggaaatcctattggctttggagggctaacgtctataagactatactgtactctactgtattgcactgtactgtacactactatactgtactgtactgtattgtactgaaatgtgatataccgtactgtactctactgcaccgtgcagtatgctactgtactgtactgtactgtactgtactgtactagactgcaccgtactgtatgctactgtactgtacttaactagactccaccgtactttatgctactgtactgtactgtactttactttactgtactgcaccatactgtatgctactgtactgtactgcaccatactgtatgctactgtactgtactgcaccgtactgtatgctactgtactgtatgtactgcaccgtactgtatgctactgtactgtactatactctactgtactttattatactgcaccattctgtatgctactgtactgtactgcactccactgcactgcactgtactgtacagtacaactatagaactgaaacatgtagagcggtggtgctcaaactgtggtacgcgtaccactggtggtacttgagacatctctggtggtacttggaatgccattatgaacctctcctgtactgactggcaaaagtgaatatggaaggcctttactgcgatattctaatgttggttgtcaaggtggtactcggagagctcaatattttctcagggggtacttcacacaaaaggtgtagtgggaatgagttatgttactgttaccactcaaaatcttgaaggttaaaaaaagtcttgtggcattttgtttgggggggcggggtatgatcgactattcttccgcccagactatttatgtgccttgcatatcaagaaaatgagtccaggtaatgatttactttcatagtatataccatatgagaagtgttgctctatatagatatttctcctatgggtaagggtggcaaaagacctacagtacatgttgtccatcagctgtcagttttgatagcagtttaagtactcaatgattactgagctaactaatacaacttttgacacaagtactaggtgaggacttgtctgcaaatatttttttttttaatctctgtcttcttactcaacatacactaagaaatcattcccatttaatttgaactgaagccatactgtggcctacatgtaggcctatattgagtaatctgtaatgccattctaaagatgactgaaatgctctcacaatatgcacttgtaaaaatatagaattaggtgatcttatggggttcttcatacatatggaaaggtcctgtcctttaccctctctcatacaaataaaatacgtatatctgttatggaaattagaggatgaggaacctgctacctagggcatcttgcactgacactatcccattcaaatcgagcattagcagcagtctattctcaccatagttttagtgttggcaatgctcattttaattcagaccaagaatcttctcaaatcgttcacaatgttacatgctgtcaagcacgtaagcacagactcacccatactttcacactatgtacattttgtagttttatcaatctggtctagcaggctacccttgcttcatctcttctgaggactatattaacattgtcagctaagtataatgtcatgtaataacaatgtaatgcgttaccaacatgacatattgtatatgacatggtagacattttttttcaaggggcaccccttctaggatgtcttcaaatcagtcaaggattACGTGTACCGAatgatatgcttctatccagcgcgtaacgatttctcggcttagagtcCCTACTATATGCGGTTGACCGGCAGGTGAGATGGTGAATGAGACAGACATGCCCTGCAGCACTTTAAGGTCTTGGTGCACTGTTCTAAGGGCAATCTGCTCCGGCTCACCTTTCAGATGTAAGACCTTAGCAGCAGCTTGAAGGAGCATTGTTCGCTCTGAGCCATCGTCAAGTATTGCATAAGTCTCCATAGCCTTCTCCCCATGACGTAGCACCACCTTCAACACCTTTAAGAGCACTTGGCTGGAGCCTGCCTTGCGGTCTAGATAGAGCACTTCGTTGGATGGAGTACTCACTAGGAAGGATTTCTCCTCGGTGGCTGGCCTTGCGTTGAGGTCATGAAGGGCATCCAGATGTCTCCCTCCACAGGACTTACACCTAGCTTTCAATCTGCATTCGGCGGCTTGATGGGAACGAGCACAACGCCAGCACCGTCTGTTGCTCTTGATCCAGGCACTGCGCTGCTCAGTTGTGAGCTGACTGAAAGTAGTACACTGGTTCAAGTAGTGCTGGGCATCGGTGCAGTATGGGCATGAAGGCGGGACCTTGCTTGCGGGGCTAGCCGTAGCCGATGCACCGCCTGAGGGCTTCTCGGTACAGTGGAGTACAGTAGTGGGCTTAGCTCACTTTGAATCCTTCCTTCGCTCCTTCTTTCCCTCAGTGGGCTCTTTTACCTCTCTTAGCAAGCACTGTCCATACTCTTGGACCTTTAGCTCGAACTCTAGCCAGTCGGAGAAGTCGAACAGGTTAGGTACTTGGACGTTGAGTGGATGCACATACTTCATGAAGTCAGCACAGCGTTCTTGAGGGAGCTTGGACATCAGCCTGGTAACATGCGACCCGCACTTTAACTCTATATGACCCTCTTCTCCCAGCTTGTCGAGCATACCAACCAAAGCTCTCACTCTGAGGGCAAACCTCTTGAAGGTGGCCGCATCGTGGCTTCGGATGTTAGGCGCCTCCATTAACTCTGCAATACGCCGTAGCGCTAACTGATGAGGTTGCCCGTAATGCACTGTCAGTGAGGCCATGGTGTCCGTATATGGTTGGGGAGAATTCATATAGGAGTCTGCTATGAGAAGTGCATCTTCAAACTTCAGATGGTCCAGAAGTATTTGGTATTTAAACCTTTCTGTAGCATCTGCAGGGAGGAGGTTCTCAAGGGAGTCTTTCATCCTGTTAAACTCACGGGGGTCCCCTTTAGTGAAGTCTGGGATGGTAGCTTTAGGCCCCCTATAGACACTTTCTCTCTGGCGGTGGGCATAGGCATCCTCATGGCTTGGGTCACTGAATGGGGCTTGGTGTTgagagcgtgcatgcatgggacCAGCTTGAATAGACAGTCGCTCTGGCCTGTGAGTGGGCCCTTGCAACACGGATCCCTCAGAATATGGCTCACAGTACTCAGGTGTTGGCACCCTTGGTGGGTGCTCTGGGGCGATCCCCATCCTCCTAAGACAGGCTGTTAGCTCTTCCACGAGAGGCACTGGCAGAGGAACTGCTGCTGGGCGATATGGTGTGTCGTCCTCTGCTAcaggtgggggaggaagaggccAATCTCCATCGTCAATTTCGTCCTTCACAGCTACTCGCATAGGGGTGTGGGCAACGGAGTGGCCTGTGGAGCTGGCTGTGAGAGGCTGCGAGCCACGGCATCCACAGGTGGCGCTGGCGGTATGCGTGCTGGTAACTGTGTGACAGGGTCTGGcaatagagaggggggaggaggaggcagggataTGTCTGGCTGTTTACTTGCATTGAGCTGCCTTTGTATCTCCATTACAGTGGCCTGAAGCCTGCGATTCTCTTCTCTAACCTGGCGCAGCTCCTCTTGCATAGCAGGTGAGGGGTCTAGGGGTGCTCCGATAAACCGTGGATCAGGGGTGCTATGATACTGGGGTCCCGAGTACACTGACTCTCTGGGATACTTTGGTCGGGTATCGTACGACTGGTTCCACGGGCTAGAGAGCACAGGTGGAGCAGAGATGTCTCCGCGCCTCTGCTGACTGTAGTATGGCTGCTGGGTTAGGAGATCATGCTGGCTTGGGGCTGCTGCAGCGAAGGGATGTCTATCCATGGGTGGCAGCTGCACTTCGTAATCATCCATCCATGCTGGGGGACGTATCTGACGTCGGGGGCGAACATCAGCATGTGTGGACATATCTCTCCTCTCATATGGAAACATTTTTAAAGTGCACAGTGATCACTCTCCCGGGTTTCGGCACCAAATTGTAATGAGGGGTTCTAATATTCAAATTAGATTAAACTGGTTGTGGGAATGGTGACCGCTGTGAAGCATCAGTCAAAATGCTTGATCTCAAAGTCTTGAATATTTATTCGCCATCAAAGAAGATCTGTACAATACTTGCATACTGGAACAGTTGTATCATCATaagtttctatttgtgtgtgtgtgtgtgtggttctacaAACAGAGAAAGTAGAAAATATACATAAATTAGCATTACCATGTGGTCGGCTGATCATCGCAATTAAGATTACCAAATATCatcaaaatacacaaaaatataaGCATCAAACTACAAATAATGACATTAGTAAATTACTTACATATCCTTGGacgcacacagaacacaaaaacCAGTGGATGGCGAACTAAACCGAAGATATCAATTGGATGGTGTCTTCACGCATCCTTCCACTGAACTGCCTTATTGAGAATGATGGAAATTAACAAGGAACATGACTGGGCAAATCTAACCTGCAATACCTACTACTTACCAAAGGGGGCGCTTAGTGGCTGCTTTTACATTCTACAAACTAAAGAGGCCTAAATAAATTACCCAAAAAATCCCAAACCCAAAGTCCTTCAATACAAGGGGTCTATTACCAAAATCTGTGTTGCCTATTCAGAAACGGAATGAATATTTGTCACTGACCATCAATTTCACGTATTCTTATTGAGTTTAAATTTGTATAAACATAAAGCGTGTCCAACTTCCATATGATTCAGATTTGAAATGTTTAGCTTCCTAAGGCACGATAAACACACAAGAGCTGGAACGTCTTGGCCCTCGGCAAATTTGAAGAAGAGAATGGGAAACACATTGAAGCGTTAAGTCAAAGTAATCCTTTGCATCTTTTGACCTCCTATCCTGGTGCACATCTTGGCAGAGGAATTCCCCCACATTCTCAAGGCTCTCCGTGCAGGACACTGACTTTACTATGTTAACAAAATCAGTATTTACTCCTCTCCTCAGATTTACCCAGCGGAAGTAGGGGCTATATTACAAGTTGCTCTGTCCAAAGAATGTCTGTCTGGGAAAAACTGTCCTTATTAAATTAGCTCAAGGTCACTTTGTGGTTCAGTGAAGTCCCCCTAAGCCACACCCAAAGCTGCTTCCATCATAGGTTGTAACCTACTGTTGATTCGAGAGTTGTTTGCCCATAGGCTACCAGATATCAGCTGGGGGAAAGGAACGCATCttcaaactagactgcctgtgcagtcgccttcgactgcttaaggtatatccctgaaacgcgacgcttccagtccccaatcattcctaccactcccgtccaccttttcatgaacatttatgataaatacaaaatataaaataaatatatttaatatctacacatagatcaatgacgtgcagaggcttaaaaccaaatgactattgtgaaaatgaaggaaaaaatggggcaaatggtaacactgttttaatggttcactattacagtggatataccacattaggtacagtgtaataaccagtgtaacaatatttaataccacgtcataccagtgtgacaccatgtaccaattttgtacttatatcatgtaggctatttgtgtgtaagtggtattacatggtattgcatatttgtacactggtattacactagtattacatggtattacatattgttacactggttattacactgtacctggtattgcctatttttacactggtattacactagtattacatggtattgaatattgttacactggttattacactgtaggcctacctgatatggtagattcactgaagttatggaccaaacaaaaattcggccatcttgaaagtgttaacctccaaactctaatcagttcatgaacccactctagagcattcacacaccaaatctgagacaaatccatccacccggtcagatgtaatgggccaaacaaaaattcggccatcttgaattcggccatcttgaaattgttgacctccaaactcgaatcagttcatgaacctaccctagaacattcacacaccaaatctgggacaaatccatccacccggtcagaagttatggaccaaacaaaaatttggccatcttgaattcggccatcttgaaagtgttaacctccaaactctaatcagttcatgaacccaccctagagcattcacacaccaaatctgggacaaatccatccacccggtcagaagtaatgggccaaacaaaaattcggccatcttgaattcggccatcttgaaattgttgacctccaaactcgaatcagttcatgaacctaccctagaacattcacacaccaaatttgggacaaatccatccacccggtcagaagttatggaccaaacaaaaattcggccatcttgaattcggccatcttgaaattgttgacctccaaagtcgaatcagttcatgaacctgccctagagcattcacacaccaaatctgggacaaatccaaacatccgttcaaaagttatcgcgttaacacgaaagaccttacgcggcggacgcggcggcggcggcggcggacgcggcggcggcggtgcacgcaaaaccattacatccccgacgctccgcgtttcggggatataataaatgtGCCAGGAGGAGACAAACATGATCTCCCTATCGTGTCCCTCTGACTGAGGTCTGCTTTAGACAAACGCTTCCAGATGTTTAACATGTCAttcaaatgaataaataaagttGAAGAGGCCTACGCagtaaacataaataaataaatgaatgcattgttaattcaacacttgattcaacatcttctagagtgtatttggtgttGAATTAATGCATGTTTACTGTAAACTACATCACTtagctgaatgaatgaatgaatgaatgaatgaatgaatgaatgaatgaatgaatgatatagCAATGAGGAGTTTATTTTTGCACACTCCCCCAAAGTTTTAATCGGTTTCTGGTGGAAGGTCATTACCTTTCCCATTTCATTCTGCCTTAGATGTCTTAACATACAGAGAATATTGCCAGGAATACCATCAAAAGTATCCTTCACACAAATTAAAAGAGTACCAATTCCAAGTTCAGTTTATTTATTATTGGCAGATTGTATGCCTTCTCTTGACTTCCTTTTTCAGGGCTTTCTCTGAATCTTGCAGCAGCTGCTCCATGACACACGACTCTGCGGTGCTCTCAGTAAGCATGTCAAAGAGCAGCTCGTTTTGCAGTCTCAGGGCATTGTTCTCCTCCCTCAGGTGGCGAACCTCTTTCTTCAAGCTGCGGACCCTCGGGTCGGCGCCCGTCTCAAGCCTCGGCTCGTTCACGTCTTGTCTTTTCTTAGAGCTCCCCCTGGAGTGAACACTTGTTTCGCCAACCCAGCATCCATCTTCGAATGTGAAGGTCTGGTCATCTACCGTGAGCGTAGGCGTGATGCTGTGAGCCTCGTGGCTGAAGACAGAACGCTGGAAGAGGCGCTGGCGGGGAGCGCTTCTTCTGGGGTTCCAAACGTCGGGGTATGAGGGGTTCTTGAACCAGTCAATGAGTCGTCTCATGTTCTGCGCTTTTTATTGACTGCGTTGAAATTGAAGTTTTGATAGAGCTCATGCTATGCTGTGCATGACgcttaggctatgtgtgtgtttacgctgTAGCCATAATAGGCCTACCTGAGGGAGAAAACGCGAAACACAACATTTAAGATATGATATTTCTTAGGCATGCAAAATGCAAGTTTTAACTCGGTCCAATCACTACATTTGGGATCAAATGGGTGGAATTGAGCCTAGGTCTATTACTGCTGAGACCGCCATTCAAGTCAATGGCTGGGACTTGATTGTGGCAGCTACAGTTGCCTGCCTTGGTCTTGGGTCATTCTGTATATCTAGGCTACTGTGATAACAAACATATGGCACAACACAGAATATAACAGGCAGCCCTACTTACTAGGCCTACTTGATGTCTTAGATGAGACTCACGCCGCATCTGCTATTCCTCATCCGATTTTGCACTGCGGTGGGATTGAGCGTCATCAAGTGTGACAGAACAAAAGGTAGAACATTCTACAAACACGACATTGGAACGGCACGCGCGCCACAGCGCCATAGCCAGACGCAGTGCCACAGAAAGACGCAGCTCTGAGAGAAGGTACTGGTAGGCTACCTGGGAGCGCTTTTGTATCATGTGGAAATATTCATTCCACTTAAATTagccctttgaaaaaaaaaaaaagatgccagATGTTTACAGTGGAATTGATCTCCGTCACTCGAAACGGAGTTAATTCATTCCTCATGACTGATTGACCAAACGAAAAATTCTCTCCATacgcgcgcacatgtgcacaGGAAGCTTTACCGCACAGTAGCAAACTTTGTTCATATTAATGCGAATAATTCTTGTGCATAAAATAGGTTATTTTCTTATTTGTATTAATATCCTTAGAATCACAAGTAAAATGTTTCCTGTTGCTCTGTGTGGACGCGTGTGGAGACGTTTGTATGGCCCAATCATGCGTAAAAAGGTCAGCTATCCAATGCAGTTTTTCAAATGGCGAAGTACTGCAGTGCGTTGGCGCCCTCTACAGTCTGAGATTGTTACTTGTTCACACCCACCTGTGAAGCCTACCTTCCTCTGTGGACAATACAGTATCCCAGtccaaactcaattttgacaaaatatgtacttgtagttactgcactttgcctttgtagggcagtagagGCTTTGTGTGGGCCTACTTGTAGGTTAAAATCTTTCCCAAAAGTTGCCCCTTGATCGTCACATGCTGTGTCACAAAATATCTCAACTTTACTGAGAATGAATAAAATCCACAAGGCCGGAACAtctgttttctttatttataaTGATGTATATGCCGCACATGCATGTATGGCCTCAAAGAAAAAAATACTTCTCTGTAACAGTAGTTTGTCTGAATTACTAAGAAAAGCTAAGGGGTCAATATGATAACAAACAGGGCTTATCACAGAAGAACACAGAAGAACATTTTGGGATCTTGCTCAATGTGGTACTAACTTCTCTAAATCATCTGTCTTTGCTTAATTTTGTCACAGTTAAACAAGGCAaccaaaataaagaaataatacacaaggcaaggcaagttgagTTTGTATATttgtagcacatttcatacacaggtgcaattcaatggCCGTCACAtagaaaaaataagaaaagaataagaatcagagaaaattaaaacatcaagataaaacattaaataattagaatAACAATATTCAAAACATATCAAAACCTAAGCTTTACAATAGAAGATGTGTAGCTTGACTcttcttccaaaagcgcattagtgaggtcacacactgatggtgGTTGAGATGGCCTATGATGACCTATTAGCACTCACATCTCCCCAAAATAATGATGGTATCAAAGTCCTTTTTCATTTCACTTTCTCAGAATagatatgttcattaatgtttaTCAAAAGCCATCtttctgcaaaaaaaacaaacgtgTGACAACCTGTTTCCAAGTTAACCCTTCTCCAAGATTATCTGTGACACTGGGGACTTAAGTTCATGTATTTTGTCAAACCATAgaggcatcccccccccccccccacccccaccccactatACCTGTAGTGGACACTGTGTTGGCTGACAGCACCGGAAATCGCCTGAACCCATCACCACGTTTTGTAGGGAGACACCTGTGCTAATCAGTCaatactggagacattgataatggactaagTCCGAAACTGCAGCTCCAGCTTTTCCCCCGATGATTATTTTGTAGTTTTTcggctacaatacacattttgaacttgaaagccttgtgtgtgcgcctcatcttttttgactgtctcAGTATCAGTACTTTTGGTGAGCAGTCACACCAAGCAACACACGGTTccaagttaaggcgcagacgccaaccttttTGGTCTCTCTTCACTAATCAGTCAATATAAATCAATGGAGAACAGGCCCACTGcttgacccattttagcctgatgactcgtagtATGTTGTCTGAACTTTGGTGCCTGGAgatacatatacgctgcattcaggctcttaagattttagctttttttgatacaaatgtgggtatgttacagctgaatgaacacattctaatgcaagatgagggtcttagggtttaaatgcaacttatttcatgtttttatgtgcatcagaggctaagatatttaggtttttataggctgagggcaactctcccaacaagcgcttaggcattcagcaggcattttgcTTTAGGCACCAATGGGTTAATACTGTCCActtgactgttttttttcccccaacctcTATGTGTCAAACTGTAATTTTTGGTTTCACAAGGAGTATTTACTCCTAAGGGGTGTTTATGTTTGTTGCTGGGAGGGTGCAttggttccacaaagtaatccaatgaagcagcaaggatgaacttgcacaccactgatgccgatgcataaatAATTTGAATGCATAAGAAAAATAAAGAActtgctacccagtgaagtgcaaaacgttttcagtccttcagaccatcatcagtgccaaactTTTCAAATAAAAAGACACGCCCAGATAAAGCTtagccctctggttgtgttacggtcaaaaatgaccgttttgaaatttcaatcttaaataacttctctatttttcatcatacacaaatgacacttcatgatatcctccagctaacctattcaaatggtcaaaatgaaatataatgaaattcctaaagaattgttgaagatacaccaacttgttacattcatagacaggtcatcagctgggaaaattagtcctaccgcacttttctctgtggattactgaccagaagccctattggaagaaattaaaacatggggccacgtcaatttttgctcagaattcaatatggccgccattttccaaaatgactggttttcatgcattattacattgtactataaggtgatattcatgaacgattgaactactttcagcactattctgtcctatttcctgtCTTatttgaattctgagcaaaaattgacgtggccccatgttttaatttcttccagtaggtcttctggtcagtaatccacagagaaaagtgcggtaggacgaaaggcctaattttcccagctgatgacctgtctatcatGGTGtttcaaaaatgaccggaccattaattgacatctcccaaagttatatacagttatattacattcactttactctcatattcttttttgttaggcttttcagaatacaaccatatgtgccacattagtatagatgtttacagttagttgaaatacttgaaaaaagtaaaggtgttccaaacggcctgaaagcctctgagaggccctagactccagagggttaataaaacgaattggtgcaagataagaaaaaagcctacaaatcacta
Proteins encoded:
- the LOC134439773 gene encoding protein chibby homolog 1-like, with the translated sequence MRRLIDWFKNPSYPDVWNPRRSAPRQRLFQRSVFSHEAHSITPTLTVDDQTFTFEDGCWVGETSVHSRGSSKKRQDVNEPRLETGADPRVRSLKKEVRHLREENNALRLQNELLFDMLTESTAESCVMEQLLQDSEKALKKEVKRRHTICQ